The region GATTTCGCCAAGCGGAAATTCTTCCGAGCACCGTGGGCAACGGATGACCGACGTCTCTGTCGCCGCAGCGGGAATTCGAATCGAGTCGTGACAACGTGGGCAGGAACACAACAGCATGTGGGGCTCCGAAACTTGGCAAAGTCGACAGGCCGCCTTGAAGCGCGGGAGGGATAGTGACAAGGGCCCCCCAGGGCGGTCGGTAGCAACAAGTATTCTAACAGGAATGTACGATATTAGGTCGAATGAGGCCAATTGGTACCAAGATTTCTGCAAATCAGGGGCCGGTTGTGCCTAGGTGGAAGTCCCGCTTTCTGGGAGCTACACTAAAAGTACCTACCTGATCTACCCCATCGATCCATCCATTCGCTCAAATCTGGAGCATTGCCTGTGACTGGTCGCCCCTGGATTCCAAGGCTCATTCCCTGCTGTTTGGGAATCGTTCTGTCGGTTTTGCTAAGTCTGGACGCCTATGCCCAATTCGGCGGCAGCGGTAAGCCTTCGTTTGCTATTCGCGACGGGGATCGTATCGCGCTGGTGGGCGGAACGTTCATCGAACGGGAACAGCAGTACGGCTATTTCGAGTTGGCTCTGAACTTAGCGCTGCCTGATACCAACTTCACGATGCGGAACCTGGGCTGGAGCGGCGATACCGTTACGGCCATTTCGCGAGCTCGTTTTGGTAACCAGAAAGAGGCTTGGTCGCATCTGACGAAGTCGCTCGAACTGGTCGATCCCACAGTGATCATCGTCGGCTACGGGACAAACGAAGCCTTCCAAGGAAAGCAAGGCCTGGAAACTTTCAAAGCGAACTACGTAAAGCTGTTGGAAGAACTAGAAAAGCGAACCGAGCGAATCGCGTTGATCACGCCACTGCCGATGGAAAACCTCGGCCCGCCGCTGCCGAATCCGGAAGAATACAACGCGAACGTCAAGCTTTACGCCGACGCGATCGAGCAGTTGGCCTACGACCGTGGGCACCATACGCTTCGCTTCGGTGATGCGGTGGCGAACTATAAGCCCAAGACGAACAGCCAGCCGAAGCATTTGACCGACAATGGCATGCACCTGACCGAATTCGGTTATTGGTACGTCGCCCCGACGATGGTATCGAGCTTGCAGAGTACATCGCTACAGCCGCCACTAAAAGCGACATCGGGCGATCCGCTCAACGCGTTGAAAACCGTCGCCATTCCCCTGCCCTATGCGGCTTCTCCCAAGGGTCCGGCTCCCAAATCTATCGCGTGCCAGCTGCCGACGCTGCAAGAGGGAAGCTACACGCTGAAGCTGTCGGACGCATCGAAGGTGACTGCGTCTGCTGAAGCATGGA is a window of Bremerella sp. TYQ1 DNA encoding:
- a CDS encoding SGNH/GDSL hydrolase family protein — encoded protein: MTGRPWIPRLIPCCLGIVLSVLLSLDAYAQFGGSGKPSFAIRDGDRIALVGGTFIEREQQYGYFELALNLALPDTNFTMRNLGWSGDTVTAISRARFGNQKEAWSHLTKSLELVDPTVIIVGYGTNEAFQGKQGLETFKANYVKLLEELEKRTERIALITPLPMENLGPPLPNPEEYNANVKLYADAIEQLAYDRGHHTLRFGDAVANYKPKTNSQPKHLTDNGMHLTEFGYWYVAPTMVSSLQSTSLQPPLKATSGDPLNALKTVAIPLPYAASPKGPAPKSIACQLPTLQEGSYTLKLSDASKVTASAEAWKKGVDVPAQDLYAKTEALRQTILRKNQLFFDRFRPQNETYLYLFRKHEQGNNAVEIPQFDPLIEAQDNKILELKQSVQAAVQRD